A window from Nitrosopumilus sp. encodes these proteins:
- a CDS encoding MBL fold metallo-hydrolase: MKTGFFVILVFSVMLAISMNDNSIFASHNSSHHEEKTSMKNNEKSTHHIPYKGVCAPGFTSLGEICVLNDRCGPGAYPGKVCTMDGKTQPYLKPIHQGHAGISADNIICAEGKHLMFKQHDASPACVNSHSVEKLKHRGWDIEKPGIACTKEYNPICGTDNKTYGNMCMLNAEHVVMKHKGECMMQSSTPGVFPDVLKFTKNAPTIDSEKGYSVIEIADGVYWLIGSGYQTMFLTTGQGVIVIDAPQSIGEKYIAAINEVTDEPITHMIYSHHHQDHTGAAGQIFPADIQYISHKQTADVLMQENDPNRPVPTVTFDDDMHTLSVGDKTLELYFVGNYHSNGDLIITIPDSNIAMAVDLLRPGITPYRAFAVTPDMDQYLQTHDILINDFDFDVLVSGHTGILATKDHIKQNKQFAMDVMNNIKEAVTLVGADNAVEKCVKITTEQWQGKLNNLDEYMTEHCQAMKDYVG, encoded by the coding sequence GTGAAAACTGGATTTTTTGTGATTTTGGTTTTTTCTGTAATGCTTGCTATTTCTATGAATGATAATTCTATTTTTGCATCCCATAATTCATCTCATCATGAAGAAAAAACATCGATGAAAAACAATGAGAAATCCACTCATCACATTCCCTACAAAGGCGTATGTGCACCAGGTTTTACATCATTAGGAGAAATCTGCGTTCTCAATGACAGATGTGGTCCTGGAGCATATCCAGGTAAGGTTTGTACAATGGATGGTAAGACACAACCATACCTAAAACCCATACATCAGGGACATGCAGGAATCTCTGCAGATAACATAATCTGTGCAGAAGGAAAACATTTGATGTTCAAACAGCATGATGCATCTCCTGCATGTGTAAATTCCCATTCTGTTGAAAAATTAAAACACAGAGGATGGGATATTGAAAAACCAGGAATTGCTTGCACCAAGGAATACAATCCCATCTGCGGTACAGATAACAAAACATATGGCAACATGTGCATGCTGAATGCAGAACATGTTGTAATGAAGCACAAGGGAGAATGTATGATGCAATCATCAACACCTGGAGTCTTTCCAGATGTGTTGAAATTTACCAAAAATGCTCCAACCATAGATTCAGAGAAAGGATATAGCGTCATAGAGATTGCAGACGGAGTATACTGGTTGATCGGAAGTGGTTACCAGACAATGTTTCTAACTACAGGGCAAGGAGTAATTGTAATTGATGCGCCACAATCAATTGGAGAAAAATACATTGCTGCAATAAACGAGGTAACTGATGAGCCAATAACACACATGATATATTCACACCATCACCAAGACCATACCGGTGCTGCAGGACAGATATTTCCTGCAGATATACAATACATCTCACACAAGCAAACTGCAGATGTATTGATGCAAGAAAATGATCCAAATAGACCAGTCCCAACTGTTACATTTGATGATGACATGCACACATTATCTGTAGGAGACAAAACATTGGAACTGTATTTTGTTGGAAACTATCACTCAAACGGTGACCTCATAATTACAATTCCAGATAGCAACATTGCAATGGCAGTGGATTTGCTAAGACCTGGAATCACACCATATCGAGCATTTGCTGTGACTCCTGACATGGACCAGTATCTGCAAACTCATGACATTTTGATTAATGATTTCGATTTTGATGTATTGGTTTCAGGGCATACAGGAATTCTTGCAACAAAGGATCACATCAAGCAGAACAAACAGTTTGCGATGGATGTAATGAACAATATCAAAGAAGCAGTAACTCTAGTTGGTGCAGATAATGCTGTTGAAAAATGTGTTAAAATAACTACTGAACAATGGCAAGGAAAACTCAACAATTTAGATGAGTACATGACAGAGCATTGTCAAGCCATGAAAGACTATGTAGGATAA